Proteins from a genomic interval of Quercus robur chromosome 9, dhQueRobu3.1, whole genome shotgun sequence:
- the LOC126700407 gene encoding disease resistance protein RPV1-like, which translates to MEISALLGVLGLFSLLRWLHNVEGGSVEVATQPPPSTSSHEKETPMTSTSSSTHWWEYDVFLSFRGLDTRRNFTSHLYQALCDKQIYTFMDDKLRRGEKISEELLNTIKRSKISIIVLSENYASSKWCLDELVWILECRKNLGQLVLPVFYRIDPSEVRKQKGKFGVELVEHEINFEDDIGKVQIWRAALNEVGNLSGFHYDNICPESQFIQEIIERISSKIFSRTHLYIAQYTVGLDSRATEIEKLLNIESNDTRMVALIHGFRGIGKTTIAKAVYNKIGDVFEGSFFLENVKERSQTNDGIIQLQEILLSKFLGDGNLKVDNISRGITMIMERLRHKRVLLVLDDVDEKKQIENLLGRIDWLAPGSRILITTRDKYAVLTTLEQYTLIYKD; encoded by the exons ATGGAAATCAGCGCACTTTTGGGGGTACTCGGCCTCTTCTCCCTCCTTAGATGGTTGCACAATGTTGAAGGTGGCAGTGTTGAAGTTGCCACACAACCGCCACCTTCAACCTCCAGTCATGAAAAAGAG ACTCCAATGACTtccacttcttcttctactcACTGGTGGGAGTATGATGTCTTCTTGAGTTTTAGAGGTTTAGATACCCGCCGCAATTTTACGAGCCATTTGTATCAAGCTTTATGTGACAAACAAATTTACACCTTCATGGACGATAAACTTCGGAGGGGAGAAAAAATTTCAGAGGAACTTCTCAATACCATCAAAAGGTCCAAGATTTCGATTATTGTGCTCTCTGAAAATTATGCATCTTCCAAATGGTGTTTGGATGAACTTGTTTGGATTCTTGAGTGTAGGAAAAATCTTGGTCAATTGGTTTTACCAGTTTTTTATAGAATAGATCCATCAGAAGTGCGTAAGCAAAAGGGAAAGTTTGGGGTAGAATTGGTTGAACATGAAATAAATTTCGAGGATGACATTGGCAAGGTGCAGATTTGGAGGGCAGCTCTAAATGAAGTTGGCAATTTGTCTGGATTCCATTACGATAACAT CTGTCCTGAATCACAATTTATCCAGGAAATTATCGAAAGGATATCAAGTAAAATATTCAGCCGCACACATTTATATATTGCTCAATACACTGTTGGATTAGATTCTCGTGCAACAGAAATAGAAAAGCTTTTAAATATTGAGTCAAATGATACTCGAATGGTGGCATTAATCCATGGCTTTAGGGGAATAGGTAAGACTACAATTGCAAAAGCTGTATATAACAAAATTGGTGATGTCTTTGAAGGAAGCTTCTTTCTAGAGAATGTTAAAGAAAGGTCTCAGACAAATGATGGCATAATACAACTACAGGAGATACTTCTTTCTAAGTTCTTAGGGGATGGAAATTTAAAGGTGGACAACATATCTAGAGGAATCACTATGATAATGGAAAGACTTCGCCATAAAAGAGTTCTTCTAGTTCTCGATGATGTGGATGAAAAAAAGCAAATAGAAAATTTGCTTGGAAGAATTGATTGGTTAGCTCCAGGAAGTAGAATCCTTATAACCACAAGAGATAAGTATGCTGTGTTAACCACTCTCGAACAATATACTCTAATCTATAAGGATTAG